From Elusimicrobiota bacterium:
GGAAGTAAAAATTCTGTTCTCGCCGGCGGGTAAAGTATACCGCACTACCGCCTCATTTTTATTCGCACAGAGAATTATTCCAATCGGCGGGTTCTCGCCTTTTTG
This genomic window contains:
- a CDS encoding PDDEXK nuclease domain-containing protein, coding for QKGENPPIGIILCANKNEAVVRYTLPAGENRIFTSKYKLYLPTKDELIAELKKGKFLLEEKK